The following are encoded in a window of Oncorhynchus mykiss isolate Arlee chromosome Y, USDA_OmykA_1.1, whole genome shotgun sequence genomic DNA:
- the osbp2 gene encoding oxysterol-binding protein 2 isoform X3 codes for MAHTCRGTISLTTAHIEVGDACHLVLTSGGRSYHLKATSDGESQRWVSALQQAKANASHMMHQSDDSGDEAPVPQPDRALTQGALKTLASKLDDLSTCNELIGKHGAALQRSLSELEDLRTATDGTDKLKTVNERATLFRITSNAMINACRDFLDVAETHSRRWQRALQYEREQRHHLEETIEQLAKQHNSLERAWREAPSTHPDGGERTQEGDASDENEDTEFFDAMEDSPAFITVTASDHTQHRRSGSNQSIMSGGLPNSEWSHNENDSGSNNVQLRRVRRSRIPNKPNYSLNLWSIMKNCIGKELSKIPMPVNFNEPLSMLQRLTEDLEYSDLLDRASRCESSLEQMCLVAAFSVSSYSTTIHRTAKPFNPLLGETYELDRLDDFGYRSICEQVSHHPPAAAHHVTSQRGWTLWQEITIDSKFRGKYISVMPLGCIHLQFHSSGNHYVWGKVTSTVHNIIVGKLWIDQSGDIEIVNHRTKDTCHLKFVPYSYFSRDLSRKVTGVVADSEGTAHHIMSGTWDDKMESAKIVESSRGCGGSEGKQKTLYQTLQPKVLWKKYTLPENSENMHFFSSLALTLNEPEEGVAPTDSRLRPDQRLMEAGLWDEANAHKQRLEERQRLERKKREAQATQVLEEGQDIEGFQPLWFERRTDDSTGESTYVYRGGYWEAKDKQDWSQCPEIF; via the exons ATGACTCTGGAGACGAGGCCCCTGTGCCCCAGCCTGACCGAGCCCTGACCCAGGGGGCTCTGAAGACCCTGGCCAGTAAGCTGGACGACCTGAGCACCTGCAACGAGCTAATCGGCAAGCACGGCGCCGCCCTGCAGCGATCCCTCAGCGAGCTCGAGGACCTGCGCACGGCCACTGACGGCACCGACAAACTCAAGACTGTCAACGAGCGTGCCACACTCTTCCGCATCACCTCCAATGCTATGATCAAT GCCTGTAGGGACTTCCTGGACGTAGCAGAGACACACAGCCGGAGGTGGCAGAGAGCCCTGCAGTATGAGAGAGAACAGCGCCACCACCTGGAGGAGACTATTGAACAGCTAGCCAAGCAGCACAACAGCCTGGAGAGGGCCTGGAGAGAGGCTCCCAGCACACACCCAG ACGGAGGTGAGAGAACGCAGGAGGGTGACGCCAGTGATGAGAATGAAGACACAGAGTTCTTTGATGCCATGGAGGACTCCCCTGCCTTCATCACAGTGACTGCCTCTGACCACACCCAGCACAG acGCTCCGGCAGTAACCAGAGTATCATGAGTGGAGGATTACCCAATAGTGAATGGAGCCACAATGAGAAT GACTCTGGCTCCAACAACGTCCAGCTGCGTAGAGTTAGACGGAGCCGCATCCCAAACAAACCCAACTACTCCCTCAACCTGTGGAGCATCATGAAGAACTGCATCGGCAAGGAGCTGTCCAAGATCCCCATGCCT GTAAACTTCAACGAGCCCCTGTCGATGCTGCAGCGTCTAACTGAGGATCTAGAATACAGTGACCTGCTGGACCGGGCGTCTCGCTGCGAATCGTCTCTGGAGCAGATGTGCCTTGTGGCAGCCTTCTCTGTGTCCTCCTACTCCACCACCATCCACCGCACTGCCAAGCCCTTCAACCCCCTGCTGGGGGAGACCTATGAGCTGGACCGGCTGGATGACTTCGGCTACCGCTCCATCTGCGAACAG GTCAGTCACCACCCCCCAGCCGCCGCCCACCATGTGACGTCACAACGAGGCTGGACCCTGTGGCAGGAGATCACTATCGACAGCAAGTTCAGAGGGAAATACATCTCTGTAATGCCATTAG GCTGCATCCACCTGCAGTTCCACTCCAGTGGGAATCACTATGTGTGGGGAAAAGTCACCTCCACGGTGCACAACATCATAGTGGGCAAACTGTGGATTGACCAG TCTGGGGACATTGAAATAGTCAACCACAGGACCAAGGACACCTGCCACCTCAAGTTTGTCCCTTACAGTTATTTCTCCAGAGACCTCTCACGCAAG GTGACAGGTGTTGTAGCAGATAGCGAGGGCACGGCCCATCACATTATGTCTGGGACCTGGGACGACAAGATGGAGAGCGCCAAGATAGTGGAGAGTAGCCGGGGATGTGGAGGGTCAGAGGGCAAACAGAAGACCCTCTATCAGACCCTCCAGCCCAAAGTGCTGTGGAAGAAATACACTCTCCC GGAGAATTCTGAGAACATGCACTTCTTCTCCTCCCTGGCCCTGACACTGAACGAGCCTGAGGAGGGCGTGGCTCCGACTGACAGCCGCCTGAGGCCCGACCAACGGCTGATGGAGGCGGGGCTGTGGGACGAGGCCAACGCCCACAAACAGCGTCTGGAGGAACGACAGAGgctggagaggaagaagagggaggcACAAGCAACACAGGTCctggaagaag GCCAAGACATCGAGGGCTTCCAGCCACTGTGGTTTGAGAGGAGGACAGATGATTCAACGGGGGAGAGCACTTACGTGTACAGAGGTGGATACTGGGAGGCCAAAGACAAACAGGACTGGAGCCAATGCCCTGAGATCTTCTAA
- the osbp2 gene encoding oxysterol-binding protein 2 isoform X4, whose protein sequence is MLCLTLALSQTTCLGDGSLYMHACHMKQANAEADGFGPDLCFYDDSGDEAPVPQPDRALTQGALKTLASKLDDLSTCNELIGKHGAALQRSLSELEDLRTATDGTDKLKTVNERATLFRITSNAMINACRDFLDVAETHSRRWQRALQYEREQRHHLEETIEQLAKQHNSLERAWREAPSTHPDGGERTQEGDASDENEDTEFFDAMEDSPAFITVTASDHTQHRRSGSNQSIMSGGLPNSEWSHNENDSGSNNVQLRRVRRSRIPNKPNYSLNLWSIMKNCIGKELSKIPMPVNFNEPLSMLQRLTEDLEYSDLLDRASRCESSLEQMCLVAAFSVSSYSTTIHRTAKPFNPLLGETYELDRLDDFGYRSICEQVSHHPPAAAHHVTSQRGWTLWQEITIDSKFRGKYISVMPLGCIHLQFHSSGNHYVWGKVTSTVHNIIVGKLWIDQSGDIEIVNHRTKDTCHLKFVPYSYFSRDLSRKVTGVVADSEGTAHHIMSGTWDDKMESAKIVESSRGCGGSEGKQKTLYQTLQPKVLWKKYTLPENSENMHFFSSLALTLNEPEEGVAPTDSRLRPDQRLMEAGLWDEANAHKQRLEERQRLERKKREAQATQVLEEGQDIEGFQPLWFERRTDDSTGESTYVYRGGYWEAKDKQDWSQCPEIF, encoded by the exons ATGCTCTGCCTGACACTGGCCTTGAGTCAGACAACCTGCCTGGGAGATGGTAGCTTATATATGCATGCATGTCACATGAAGCAGGCAAATGCAGAAGCTGATGGATTTGGCCCAGATCTGTGTTTTTACG ATGACTCTGGAGACGAGGCCCCTGTGCCCCAGCCTGACCGAGCCCTGACCCAGGGGGCTCTGAAGACCCTGGCCAGTAAGCTGGACGACCTGAGCACCTGCAACGAGCTAATCGGCAAGCACGGCGCCGCCCTGCAGCGATCCCTCAGCGAGCTCGAGGACCTGCGCACGGCCACTGACGGCACCGACAAACTCAAGACTGTCAACGAGCGTGCCACACTCTTCCGCATCACCTCCAATGCTATGATCAAT GCCTGTAGGGACTTCCTGGACGTAGCAGAGACACACAGCCGGAGGTGGCAGAGAGCCCTGCAGTATGAGAGAGAACAGCGCCACCACCTGGAGGAGACTATTGAACAGCTAGCCAAGCAGCACAACAGCCTGGAGAGGGCCTGGAGAGAGGCTCCCAGCACACACCCAG ACGGAGGTGAGAGAACGCAGGAGGGTGACGCCAGTGATGAGAATGAAGACACAGAGTTCTTTGATGCCATGGAGGACTCCCCTGCCTTCATCACAGTGACTGCCTCTGACCACACCCAGCACAG acGCTCCGGCAGTAACCAGAGTATCATGAGTGGAGGATTACCCAATAGTGAATGGAGCCACAATGAGAAT GACTCTGGCTCCAACAACGTCCAGCTGCGTAGAGTTAGACGGAGCCGCATCCCAAACAAACCCAACTACTCCCTCAACCTGTGGAGCATCATGAAGAACTGCATCGGCAAGGAGCTGTCCAAGATCCCCATGCCT GTAAACTTCAACGAGCCCCTGTCGATGCTGCAGCGTCTAACTGAGGATCTAGAATACAGTGACCTGCTGGACCGGGCGTCTCGCTGCGAATCGTCTCTGGAGCAGATGTGCCTTGTGGCAGCCTTCTCTGTGTCCTCCTACTCCACCACCATCCACCGCACTGCCAAGCCCTTCAACCCCCTGCTGGGGGAGACCTATGAGCTGGACCGGCTGGATGACTTCGGCTACCGCTCCATCTGCGAACAG GTCAGTCACCACCCCCCAGCCGCCGCCCACCATGTGACGTCACAACGAGGCTGGACCCTGTGGCAGGAGATCACTATCGACAGCAAGTTCAGAGGGAAATACATCTCTGTAATGCCATTAG GCTGCATCCACCTGCAGTTCCACTCCAGTGGGAATCACTATGTGTGGGGAAAAGTCACCTCCACGGTGCACAACATCATAGTGGGCAAACTGTGGATTGACCAG TCTGGGGACATTGAAATAGTCAACCACAGGACCAAGGACACCTGCCACCTCAAGTTTGTCCCTTACAGTTATTTCTCCAGAGACCTCTCACGCAAG GTGACAGGTGTTGTAGCAGATAGCGAGGGCACGGCCCATCACATTATGTCTGGGACCTGGGACGACAAGATGGAGAGCGCCAAGATAGTGGAGAGTAGCCGGGGATGTGGAGGGTCAGAGGGCAAACAGAAGACCCTCTATCAGACCCTCCAGCCCAAAGTGCTGTGGAAGAAATACACTCTCCC GGAGAATTCTGAGAACATGCACTTCTTCTCCTCCCTGGCCCTGACACTGAACGAGCCTGAGGAGGGCGTGGCTCCGACTGACAGCCGCCTGAGGCCCGACCAACGGCTGATGGAGGCGGGGCTGTGGGACGAGGCCAACGCCCACAAACAGCGTCTGGAGGAACGACAGAGgctggagaggaagaagagggaggcACAAGCAACACAGGTCctggaagaag GCCAAGACATCGAGGGCTTCCAGCCACTGTGGTTTGAGAGGAGGACAGATGATTCAACGGGGGAGAGCACTTACGTGTACAGAGGTGGATACTGGGAGGCCAAAGACAAACAGGACTGGAGCCAATGCCCTGAGATCTTCTAA